From the genome of Candidatus Wallbacteria bacterium, one region includes:
- a CDS encoding diacylglycerol kinase family protein, with protein sequence MGLNHLFFYNPCSGGIAGKLDQINYLVKDFQAQLLETDPDPRIFFDKYQKLVTGNTILTAIGGDGTLNLLVNSFYPYCRNYSLIPVGTANVVAGELGIPTDIKKAFLSLKNPSPIGLDLARVNQSYFLMSLGIGMDAESVGSVSVRLKKLSGRAAYLHSFLKTFLCYREPVLRINTGGKTYHAYSLIVQNFRNYAGPFHFSNKVSPHDGLLNLVLFLKPHWGIFRLSPLFQIIFGQSKWIRIIPVVNARIDSDQQVRTQIDGDSGPVTPIEVEVIPQALHFFLGSEILLAREKKGVFSQPCLFRPSEV encoded by the coding sequence ATGGGACTGAATCACCTCTTTTTTTATAACCCCTGTTCCGGAGGGATCGCCGGTAAGCTTGACCAGATAAATTATCTGGTGAAAGATTTCCAGGCGCAGCTTCTTGAGACAGATCCTGACCCCAGGATTTTTTTTGACAAGTATCAGAAGCTGGTAACCGGCAACACAATTCTGACTGCGATCGGGGGTGACGGCACCCTTAACCTCCTGGTTAACAGTTTTTATCCCTATTGTCGGAATTATTCCCTGATCCCTGTTGGAACCGCCAATGTGGTGGCAGGAGAACTGGGAATCCCCACTGACATCAAAAAGGCTTTTCTGAGCCTGAAAAACCCATCCCCGATCGGGCTGGACCTTGCAAGAGTTAACCAGAGTTATTTCCTGATGAGCCTTGGCATAGGAATGGACGCTGAATCCGTCGGTTCTGTCTCCGTGAGGTTGAAGAAACTTTCCGGCAGGGCCGCCTATCTGCATAGTTTTCTGAAAACTTTTTTGTGTTACAGGGAACCGGTGCTGAGGATCAATACCGGCGGAAAAACTTACCACGCATACAGCCTGATCGTCCAGAATTTCAGGAATTATGCCGGACCGTTTCACTTCAGCAACAAAGTATCTCCTCATGACGGGCTTCTGAATCTGGTGCTTTTTTTGAAACCGCACTGGGGCATATTCAGGCTGTCTCCGCTTTTCCAGATTATCTTCGGACAGTCGAAATGGATCAGGATCATTCCAGTCGTAAATGCCAGAATCGATTCAGATCAACAGGTCCGCACCCAGATTGACGGCGACTCCGGCCCAGTTACTCCTATCGAGGTCGAAGTGATTCCTCAAGCCCTGCATTTTTTCCTGGGAAGCGAGATTCTGCTCGCACGGGAAAAGAAGGGTGTATTCTCTCAACCATGCCTGTTCAGGCCTAGTGAAGTTTGA
- a CDS encoding sigma-54 dependent transcriptional regulator, with amino-acid sequence MPKILVIDDEQEMVDTLEIILRKKADVVKLTTAVDLEKQLALCHPDLVITDLKMEGPDGLEVLKIIRSTLRIPVIIMTAYATVETAIKALKDGAADYLIKPFSRQQLLDAIEKCLKTANPETAASYEEVKVKYGMDLIGVSSQMIQVFEKILKVAPTNSSVLITGESGVGKSLAAKSILDKSQRRTKPFVTVDMGSIPAALFESELFGHEKGSFTGATERKIGKIESADGGTLFLDEIGDLPLETQPKIMRLLQERVFERVGGVTPISIDVRIISATNRNLEELIERKIFRQDLYYRLNVFPIPIPPLRERRPDIMLHCEHFIRRFCEENNAGPKSLSQKAIDLLLSNGWPGNVRELYNVLERALILSDEIIMPEHLWLKAENGEIPSSLDDLEREHIRRVMSYTEGNKLKAAAILGIERSTLYRLIKKYQLE; translated from the coding sequence ATGCCCAAAATCCTGGTGATTGACGATGAACAGGAGATGGTGGACACGCTCGAGATCATTCTCCGGAAAAAGGCGGATGTGGTCAAGCTCACAACAGCCGTGGATCTGGAAAAACAGCTGGCTCTCTGCCACCCGGATCTAGTGATCACTGATCTCAAAATGGAAGGACCGGATGGCCTGGAAGTGCTGAAAATTATCAGAAGTACCCTCCGGATTCCTGTCATCATCATGACTGCATATGCCACGGTTGAGACAGCGATCAAAGCTTTGAAGGATGGTGCAGCCGACTATCTGATCAAACCTTTTTCCAGGCAGCAACTGCTGGATGCCATCGAAAAATGTCTAAAAACTGCAAATCCTGAAACCGCGGCAAGTTATGAGGAAGTGAAGGTAAAATACGGGATGGACTTGATCGGAGTAAGTTCTCAGATGATCCAAGTGTTCGAGAAGATCCTGAAAGTGGCTCCAACCAATTCCAGCGTGCTGATCACAGGGGAATCCGGTGTGGGTAAGAGCCTGGCTGCCAAAAGTATTTTGGATAAAAGTCAGCGCAGGACTAAACCGTTTGTCACAGTCGACATGGGGTCAATCCCGGCAGCACTCTTCGAGTCTGAACTTTTCGGGCATGAGAAAGGATCCTTCACCGGAGCAACGGAACGGAAGATCGGTAAAATTGAGTCAGCAGACGGGGGCACTCTTTTTCTGGATGAAATTGGCGACCTGCCTCTTGAAACGCAGCCGAAAATCATGCGGCTTCTGCAGGAGCGGGTATTCGAGCGTGTCGGTGGAGTTACCCCCATCAGCATAGATGTGAGGATCATCTCAGCCACCAACCGCAATCTCGAGGAACTGATCGAACGGAAAATCTTCCGGCAGGATCTTTATTACCGGCTGAATGTGTTCCCGATCCCGATTCCTCCGCTCCGTGAGCGCAGGCCGGACATCATGCTGCACTGCGAGCATTTTATCCGCAGATTCTGCGAGGAAAATAATGCCGGCCCGAAGTCGTTGAGCCAGAAAGCCATTGATCTGCTGCTGTCCAACGGCTGGCCGGGCAATGTACGCGAACTTTACAATGTGCTGGAACGTGCCCTGATACTCTCGGATGAAATCATCATGCCTGAACACCTCTGGTTGAAAGCTGAAAACGGCGAAATTCCCAGCAGCCTCGACGACCTGGAACGTGAGCATATCCGAAGGGTCATGTCATATACTGAAGGCAATAAACTGAAAGCAGCCGCAATTCTTGGCATTGAGCGTTCCACATTGTATCGTCTGATCAAAAAATACCAGCTGGAATGA
- a CDS encoding HAMP domain-containing sensor histidine kinase — MFSEIFNVKLLFLLFFLAIYSFSVSIFNSDRRSTVNRLFIILMLSSSINNLIGFLAEILQTPGLNYTLSGIGNLGQLACPILYLHFSMAFPSPDSRVVSERIRTTLIPLCYFLPICYLTFFYSCCRTEVFHQAVAVYQLIFMFSALWVLGRKLELSKFELKRQQLTWVILAFSFNFILMSVLNFLESFTNLQFYLENLVSPVLLFFLLSPPILEFNWDNFNFLIRRSFTYVVVMVLLLVFFLFMYEQVIVHLGERVKYGYLLDILLLLSIFIAFQPFRNTIYQLTGKFFSRDWARYEEEILSFSKECLEILEPEMLVDLLRGKLVHVLKPERVEIVLDPDGVLEENNPGLYDFLMRHDFIDLRSEADRNSALGIDLPYLIPLKKGETLHGYIALGLKKNGNSYNEQDLTLLRQLSLNTNIALHNSLLFKNLEETNQKLMAASGELADKEKKLQEADRMVAIGRMTTQIAHEIKNPLGIIRLSADELNEQKLQPEAKKLVTYIHHETEKLTKFMNNLLFFTADKVLNPQKIELPSFLKTLLEQIMPQALYPGITLHLDLADSHIFFDPEKLKTVVSNLVINATEAMFSKGNIFIHTRTEQGFVLLEISNDGPEIPAGIRDQIFRPFFTTKIKGGGLGLAIVKQILGKGNALISIESSATLTTFSLKFPGGEPCPKSW, encoded by the coding sequence ATGTTTTCCGAGATTTTCAATGTCAAATTGCTGTTTCTGCTTTTTTTTCTTGCCATCTACTCCTTCTCAGTCTCCATTTTCAACTCTGACCGCCGTTCTACTGTAAACCGGCTTTTCATCATCCTGATGCTGTCCTCGTCCATCAACAACCTGATCGGTTTTCTGGCCGAAATCCTGCAGACTCCCGGCCTCAACTATACTCTCAGCGGGATCGGGAATCTCGGGCAGCTGGCATGCCCGATCCTGTATCTTCATTTTTCCATGGCATTCCCTTCGCCGGACAGCCGAGTGGTCTCTGAAAGGATCAGGACTACCCTGATACCTCTCTGCTACTTTCTGCCGATCTGCTATCTTACCTTTTTCTATTCCTGCTGCAGGACTGAAGTTTTTCACCAGGCAGTCGCAGTGTATCAGCTTATATTCATGTTCAGCGCGCTCTGGGTCCTTGGCAGAAAGCTCGAATTGTCAAAGTTCGAACTCAAGCGTCAGCAGTTGACCTGGGTGATTTTAGCCTTTTCTTTCAATTTCATCCTGATGTCTGTTCTGAATTTTCTGGAGTCCTTCACCAACCTGCAGTTTTACCTGGAAAACCTGGTTTCTCCGGTGCTCCTGTTTTTCCTGCTCTCTCCGCCTATCCTCGAGTTCAACTGGGACAATTTCAATTTTCTGATCAGGCGCAGTTTCACTTATGTGGTAGTGATGGTCCTGCTCCTGGTTTTTTTCCTGTTCATGTATGAGCAGGTAATCGTGCATTTAGGCGAACGGGTTAAATATGGCTATCTGCTGGACATCCTGCTGCTGCTTTCGATCTTCATCGCCTTTCAGCCGTTCCGGAACACGATCTACCAGCTGACCGGAAAATTCTTTTCCAGAGACTGGGCCAGGTATGAAGAAGAGATACTGAGTTTTTCCAAGGAATGTCTGGAAATCCTGGAACCCGAAATGCTGGTGGATCTTCTGCGGGGCAAGCTTGTGCATGTCCTGAAGCCTGAACGGGTGGAAATTGTGCTCGACCCGGACGGAGTGCTGGAAGAAAATAATCCCGGGCTGTATGATTTTCTGATGCGGCACGACTTTATTGATTTGCGCTCTGAAGCAGATCGAAATTCTGCTTTAGGAATTGATTTACCCTACCTGATTCCGCTGAAAAAAGGAGAAACACTGCATGGATACATCGCACTCGGCCTCAAGAAGAACGGGAATTCTTATAACGAACAGGACCTCACTCTTCTCCGGCAGCTCTCTCTTAATACCAACATCGCCCTGCATAATTCGCTGCTTTTTAAAAATCTGGAAGAGACCAACCAGAAACTGATGGCAGCTTCCGGTGAACTTGCAGACAAGGAAAAAAAGCTTCAGGAAGCCGACCGCATGGTAGCCATAGGCCGGATGACCACCCAGATCGCCCATGAAATCAAAAATCCTTTAGGAATCATCAGGCTCTCAGCAGATGAGCTCAATGAGCAGAAACTTCAACCTGAAGCCAAAAAACTGGTTACCTACATCCACCATGAAACAGAAAAACTTACCAAATTCATGAACAACTTGCTTTTTTTCACAGCGGATAAGGTGTTGAATCCACAGAAAATCGAACTGCCCAGTTTTCTGAAGACGCTCTTGGAGCAGATAATGCCTCAGGCCCTGTATCCAGGGATCACTCTTCACCTGGACCTCGCAGACAGTCATATTTTCTTTGATCCTGAAAAACTCAAAACTGTTGTTTCAAACTTGGTTATTAATGCCACTGAAGCCATGTTTTCAAAGGGCAATATCTTTATCCACACCCGCACTGAGCAGGGATTTGTGCTGCTGGAAATATCCAACGACGGACCTGAGATTCCAGCCGGGATCAGGGATCAGATTTTCCGGCCTTTTTTTACCACCAAGATCAAAGGAGGCGGACTGGGGCTTGCCATCGTAAAGCAGATACTTGGAAAGGGAAATGCTCTGATTTCAATTGAGAGTTCTGCAACCCTTACCACATTCTCGCTAAAATTTCCGGGAGGCGAACCATGCCCAAAATCCTGGTGA
- a CDS encoding glycogen/starch/alpha-glucan phosphorylase: MDEINLKERSMKEKNAKKKQVTDPSLNDSGKKIDHFREYFCSMTDEAIKHSIINALKYWLGKDEYSATDYDWYMSCAYSIRNRVVERWSLTQNHYYYTDAKRVYYLSLEFLIGQLMGNNLYNLEVYDRYAQALKGLGFDIERLRDLEKDAGLGNGGLGRLAACFMDSMATMGLPAYGYGIRYEFGIFRQRIVDGWQVEEPDEWLKHGNPWEIVRPEYSQTVEFEGRIENYLDDQGMQRMRWVDTKKVTGLPYDTPVIGYGTDNVNTLRLWSARAHEEFDFQLFNHGDYIKAVEEKNIQENISKVLYPNDDLTQGKELRLKQQYFFVSCTVKDIIRRYKKAHPDFSNFTDKVAIQLNDTHPTLAIPELMRILVDIEKLPWEKAWDITVAVFGYTNHTLLPEALETWSVALFKKFLPRHLQILFEINHRFLKEVMIKYPGDMDKLTRMSIFAEGQDQRVRMAYLCMVGSHSTNGVSELHSRLIKENLAPDFYQMWPERFNNKTNGITPRRWLLKCNSALAGLLTSCIGDGWVTNLNELKKMIPQAKDKTFRRKFSGIKRQNKLNLAQYILENNQIEVDPDSIFDVQAKRLHEYKRQLMNILHVIHLYLKLKDDPSLDIHPRTFIYAAKAAPGYYTAKLIIKLINNVADIINSDLSIKGKLKVVFLADYRVSLAEVIIPAADVSEQISTAGLEASGTGNMKFALNGALTIGTLDGANVEIMEEVGEENIYIFGKRAEEIEAMKRNHSYNPRAVFEADQNLRRIFNLISSGFFSLGQNNLFEPLISALLNEDRYFILADFQDYCLTQEKIDRDYKNPDVWFRKAILNTLNMAKFSSDRTIADYAREIWHVKAVKFDMEKNGNCFKKKESEEELLAEEN, translated from the coding sequence ATGGATGAAATCAATCTCAAGGAGCGCAGCATGAAGGAAAAGAACGCGAAAAAAAAGCAGGTTACAGATCCCTCTTTGAATGACAGCGGGAAAAAAATTGATCATTTCAGGGAATATTTCTGCAGCATGACAGATGAAGCCATTAAGCACTCCATTATCAATGCCCTTAAATACTGGCTCGGCAAGGATGAATACAGCGCCACGGATTACGACTGGTACATGTCCTGCGCCTATTCGATCCGCAACCGCGTTGTGGAGCGCTGGTCACTCACCCAGAATCATTATTACTATACTGATGCCAAGCGGGTCTACTATCTCTCCCTTGAGTTTCTAATCGGCCAGCTGATGGGAAATAATCTGTACAACCTGGAAGTCTATGACCGCTATGCACAGGCATTGAAAGGACTCGGCTTTGACATCGAGCGCTTGAGGGATCTGGAAAAAGACGCCGGCCTTGGAAACGGCGGCCTGGGACGCCTGGCAGCCTGCTTCATGGATTCCATGGCCACCATGGGGCTCCCTGCATACGGCTACGGCATCCGCTATGAATTCGGAATTTTCCGCCAGCGGATCGTGGACGGCTGGCAGGTGGAAGAGCCGGACGAATGGCTGAAACATGGCAACCCATGGGAAATCGTGCGGCCGGAATACTCACAGACTGTAGAATTCGAAGGCCGGATCGAAAACTATCTGGACGATCAGGGAATGCAGAGGATGCGCTGGGTGGACACCAAAAAAGTGACCGGCCTTCCTTACGACACTCCTGTGATCGGGTATGGTACTGACAATGTGAACACACTCAGGCTCTGGTCCGCCCGCGCACATGAGGAATTCGATTTCCAGCTTTTCAACCACGGAGATTACATAAAGGCAGTAGAAGAGAAAAATATCCAGGAAAATATCAGCAAGGTGCTTTATCCGAACGATGATCTGACACAGGGCAAGGAACTCAGGCTGAAACAGCAGTATTTCTTTGTCTCCTGCACTGTCAAAGACATTATCCGGCGCTACAAGAAAGCCCACCCTGATTTTTCGAATTTTACCGACAAGGTGGCGATCCAGCTGAACGATACGCATCCGACCCTGGCCATCCCCGAGTTGATGAGAATACTTGTGGACATCGAAAAACTTCCCTGGGAAAAAGCCTGGGACATCACGGTAGCTGTTTTCGGATACACCAATCACACCCTGCTTCCGGAAGCCCTGGAAACCTGGAGTGTGGCTCTTTTCAAGAAATTCCTGCCCAGGCATCTGCAGATCCTGTTTGAGATAAACCACAGATTTCTGAAAGAAGTGATGATCAAGTACCCTGGCGACATGGACAAACTGACCAGGATGTCGATTTTTGCGGAAGGCCAGGACCAGAGGGTGCGGATGGCCTATCTCTGCATGGTGGGCAGCCATTCCACGAACGGCGTGTCAGAGCTTCATTCCCGCCTGATCAAGGAAAACCTGGCTCCGGATTTTTATCAGATGTGGCCTGAGCGGTTCAACAACAAGACCAACGGCATCACTCCCAGGCGCTGGCTTTTAAAGTGCAACAGCGCACTGGCCGGCCTCCTGACATCCTGTATCGGTGACGGCTGGGTCACCAATCTGAATGAGCTGAAAAAAATGATTCCGCAAGCCAAGGACAAGACGTTCCGCAGGAAATTTTCGGGCATCAAGCGTCAGAACAAGTTGAATCTGGCTCAATATATCCTGGAAAACAACCAGATCGAGGTCGATCCGGATTCCATCTTTGACGTGCAGGCAAAAAGACTGCATGAATATAAGCGGCAGCTGATGAACATCCTGCACGTGATCCATCTTTACCTCAAGCTTAAGGATGACCCGAGTCTGGACATCCATCCCAGGACATTCATCTATGCCGCCAAAGCTGCTCCAGGGTATTACACTGCCAAGCTGATCATCAAGCTGATCAATAATGTGGCTGACATCATCAACAGCGACCTCTCCATCAAGGGCAAGCTCAAAGTGGTGTTTCTGGCAGACTACCGGGTTTCGCTGGCTGAGGTGATCATACCTGCCGCCGACGTGTCTGAACAGATTTCCACAGCCGGATTGGAAGCTTCAGGCACAGGGAACATGAAATTCGCACTCAACGGAGCCCTGACCATCGGAACGCTGGACGGCGCAAACGTCGAAATCATGGAAGAAGTAGGGGAAGAGAATATTTACATCTTCGGAAAACGCGCTGAGGAAATCGAGGCAATGAAGCGCAACCACAGCTACAACCCGAGAGCCGTATTTGAAGCTGACCAGAATCTCCGCAGGATCTTCAACCTGATTTCCAGCGGATTTTTCTCGCTGGGCCAGAACAACCTGTTCGAACCCCTGATTTCGGCACTTCTCAACGAAGACCGCTATTTCATTCTGGCTGATTTCCAGGATTACTGCCTGACCCAGGAGAAAATCGACCGGGATTACAAGAATCCTGACGTCTGGTTCAGAAAGGCGATCCTCAACACACTCAACATGGCAAAATTCAGCTCAGACCGCACCATCGCCGACTATGCCCGCGAGATCTGGCATGTGAAGGCTGTGAAGTTCGACATGGAGAAGAACGGGAACTGCTTCAAGAAAAAGGAGTCTGAGGAAGAACTGCTGGCTGAGGAGAATTGA
- a CDS encoding AMP-binding protein, translating into MIKVQIRFNKLIAFLARAILRLRYQVRITGLRKIESRGVRSILLLPNHPALIDPIILNTWFYPHFKQRTLADHDQIDRPLISWLGKRFGVITLPDITKLGGDCAAEIDKKIRECGEILAGGDNLLFYPAGRLARGKYESIGGNSAVETILRQHPDTRVVLVRTRGLWGSSFSRTDGHAPFAAVALSKGLSALLKSLIFFVPKREITIELIEPSDFPGKTDRLVINRYLENFYNFNPVPNLYVPYTCWESGGRRIKPEPVEQKLDVDVSEVPDPVRSAVQSFLCELTGSSGISESMSLAGDLGLDSLARVQIASWVEETYGFPQGNPDALQSVADVMLASCGQAVSARPVEISPVPGSWFTETDQAVSIPEGNTLTEVFLKQARKNKVAIADQMSGVKSYRDLVAAVFLLKPEFEMLPGERIGLLLPASVSAATAYFALLFSGKTPVMINWTVGQRSLTESLNKTGVSRIVTSRTLIARLKSQGNDLSWLQGLVFLEDLAEKFGFFGKIWAIIRAFHAQSLAKVKVSETAVILFTSGSENLPKAVPLTHGNLLANLRDISGAITLHQNDCLIGFLPPFHSFGLTGTILLPLCLGIRTVYHPNPTEALTLARLIESYSVGILVGTPTFLAGILRIATAEQLSSLRLAFVGAEKCPERVYEKLTALCPRLALLEGYGITECSPVISINDQEKPVPYTIGRVLPSLSYAIVHPETLEQVQPGGTGMLLVSGISIFSGYFGGESAFVKALGKTWYKTGDLVSEDQDRVLTFKGRLKRFVKLGGEMVSLPAIEYVLAPHFTREEDDGPGIAVEASGDPPEIVLFTIRDTDRETANRLLREGGLSGLHNVRRVVKVDKIPVLGTGKADYRALREMLTQS; encoded by the coding sequence ATGATAAAGGTGCAGATCAGATTCAATAAATTGATTGCATTTTTGGCCAGGGCGATTCTCCGCCTGCGATACCAGGTCAGGATCACAGGGCTCAGAAAAATTGAAAGCAGGGGAGTCAGGAGCATACTGCTCCTTCCCAACCATCCAGCCTTGATCGATCCTATCATACTCAATACCTGGTTTTATCCGCATTTCAAGCAGCGCACTCTGGCAGACCACGATCAGATTGACCGTCCCCTGATCAGCTGGCTGGGGAAGCGGTTCGGCGTGATCACGCTGCCTGACATCACAAAGCTTGGCGGTGATTGCGCAGCAGAGATAGATAAAAAGATCAGAGAATGCGGGGAAATCCTCGCAGGCGGCGACAATCTGCTTTTCTATCCGGCCGGAAGACTCGCCCGGGGGAAATACGAGAGTATCGGCGGAAACAGCGCAGTGGAGACGATTCTCAGGCAGCACCCTGATACCAGAGTGGTTCTGGTCAGGACAAGAGGGTTGTGGGGAAGTTCTTTCAGCCGTACTGACGGACATGCACCGTTTGCGGCGGTTGCCCTTTCCAAAGGACTGTCTGCTCTTCTTAAAAGCCTGATTTTCTTTGTGCCTAAGCGGGAAATTACGATCGAATTGATTGAACCCTCTGATTTTCCCGGAAAAACGGACAGGCTGGTGATAAACCGTTATCTGGAAAATTTTTACAACTTCAATCCGGTTCCCAATCTGTATGTTCCTTATACCTGCTGGGAATCGGGTGGAAGAAGGATCAAACCGGAGCCGGTTGAGCAGAAACTCGACGTAGATGTCTCTGAAGTTCCTGATCCTGTCCGGAGCGCCGTGCAGAGCTTTCTCTGCGAACTTACAGGCAGCAGCGGCATCAGTGAAAGCATGTCTCTGGCCGGGGACCTTGGCCTGGACAGCCTGGCCAGAGTGCAGATCGCTTCCTGGGTCGAGGAAACATATGGCTTTCCGCAGGGAAATCCCGATGCCCTGCAATCCGTGGCGGATGTGATGCTGGCTTCATGCGGTCAGGCAGTTTCTGCGAGGCCGGTTGAAATTTCTCCTGTGCCTGGAAGCTGGTTCACGGAAACAGATCAGGCAGTTTCCATTCCTGAGGGGAACACACTGACGGAAGTGTTTCTGAAACAGGCCCGGAAAAACAAGGTTGCCATTGCGGACCAGATGTCAGGCGTTAAATCATACAGGGATCTGGTCGCCGCTGTTTTTCTCCTGAAACCTGAGTTCGAGATGCTGCCAGGGGAGAGGATCGGACTCCTGCTGCCGGCATCCGTTTCAGCGGCCACTGCTTATTTTGCCCTGCTTTTTTCAGGAAAGACCCCGGTGATGATCAACTGGACTGTCGGGCAGCGCAGTCTGACAGAATCTCTGAATAAAACAGGGGTCAGCCGGATAGTCACATCCAGAACCCTGATCGCCAGGCTGAAGAGCCAGGGGAATGACCTTTCATGGCTTCAGGGGCTGGTGTTTCTCGAGGATCTGGCCGAAAAATTCGGATTTTTCGGGAAAATATGGGCGATCATCAGGGCTTTCCACGCACAGTCCCTTGCTAAAGTAAAAGTGTCTGAGACGGCTGTGATACTTTTCACCAGTGGTTCGGAAAATCTGCCCAAGGCAGTACCGCTCACGCACGGGAATCTGCTCGCGAATCTGCGGGACATTTCCGGTGCGATCACCCTTCATCAGAATGACTGCCTGATCGGTTTTCTGCCTCCCTTCCACTCCTTCGGACTAACTGGCACAATCCTCCTGCCCCTCTGCCTTGGCATACGCACTGTCTATCATCCCAATCCCACGGAAGCGTTGACTCTGGCAAGACTGATCGAGTCCTACAGCGTCGGCATCCTGGTCGGGACCCCTACATTTCTGGCTGGGATTCTGCGCATTGCGACAGCTGAGCAGCTTTCCAGCCTGAGGCTCGCCTTTGTCGGGGCTGAGAAATGCCCGGAGCGTGTGTACGAAAAGCTCACTGCCCTGTGCCCCAGGCTCGCGCTGCTTGAAGGATATGGTATCACCGAGTGCTCCCCCGTGATTTCGATCAATGATCAGGAAAAACCAGTACCTTATACCATCGGCCGGGTTCTGCCTTCATTGTCATATGCCATAGTCCATCCTGAAACTCTGGAACAGGTTCAACCGGGCGGAACAGGGATGCTGCTCGTTTCCGGGATCAGTATTTTTTCGGGATATTTCGGTGGAGAATCAGCGTTTGTAAAAGCGCTCGGAAAGACATGGTACAAAACCGGGGATCTGGTGAGTGAAGATCAGGACAGAGTGCTCACTTTCAAAGGAAGGCTCAAGAGATTTGTGAAGCTGGGCGGAGAAATGGTTTCTCTTCCAGCCATCGAATATGTACTGGCGCCGCATTTCACCCGCGAAGAGGACGACGGGCCGGGAATCGCAGTGGAAGCTTCCGGCGATCCGCCTGAGATCGTTCTTTTCACGATCCGCGATACAGACCGTGAAACAGCCAACCGCCTGTTACGAGAAGGCGGGCTTTCCGGCCTGCACAATGTCAGGAGAGTTGTGAAAGTGGACAAAATCCCGGTGCTGGGAACCGGCAAAGCCGATTACCGGGCTTTGCGGGAAATGTTGACGCAGTCCTGA
- a CDS encoding HNH endonuclease translates to MSKKFKNQPCVYCGSYPDDSNNMTADHVFAKKWFSNIDERNNLPKVPACRKCNNEKSKLENYCLTIFPFGGRQENSLKILEEDGAKRLNRNKKLKKSLEEGYQFYWAVENGIYSQHIAIPFVQEEGEQLFIFIVKGLVYFHWNVLLNPVCFIDVCFPTKLGDNILDSFFKRKMTNHLKIDLGMLSYEGIQDNVNNNVSVWKFKVAGGLVFTNRNTPAQMSDKIFVLTGSKESKLNERASRIGKLLSNLAVVQCPGH, encoded by the coding sequence ATGAGCAAGAAATTTAAAAATCAACCATGTGTATACTGCGGGTCATATCCAGATGATTCTAACAATATGACAGCAGATCATGTTTTTGCAAAAAAATGGTTTTCCAATATTGACGAGAGAAATAATCTACCTAAAGTTCCTGCTTGTAGAAAATGCAACAATGAAAAATCCAAGCTTGAGAATTATTGTCTTACAATTTTTCCTTTTGGTGGCCGACAAGAAAATTCTTTGAAAATTTTAGAAGAAGATGGAGCAAAACGTCTTAATAGGAATAAAAAGCTAAAAAAATCACTTGAAGAGGGCTATCAATTTTACTGGGCTGTTGAGAACGGAATTTATTCACAGCACATAGCGATTCCTTTCGTGCAAGAAGAAGGTGAGCAGCTCTTTATATTTATTGTAAAAGGCCTTGTATACTTCCATTGGAATGTTCTACTAAACCCCGTATGTTTCATTGATGTTTGTTTTCCTACAAAACTTGGAGACAATATTTTGGATTCCTTTTTCAAACGGAAAATGACTAACCATCTAAAAATTGATTTGGGGATGCTTTCATATGAGGGAATACAAGATAACGTAAACAATAATGTTTCAGTATGGAAATTTAAAGTGGCCGGGGGATTAGTATTTACCAACAGAAATACCCCAGCACAGATGTCGGACAAAATCTTTGTTTTGACTGGCAGTAAAGAAAGCAAGTTGAATGAAAGAGCTAGTCGTATCGGTAAATTGTTATCAAATTTGGCGGTTGTTCAATGCCCTGGACATTAA